Genomic window (Anaerolineae bacterium):
CGGTTACATCCTCCTGCACCAGGAAGCCGATCACCAGCGCATGGAACTGCCGGAGGAGTTCTATTCCTTCGTGCGCGTGACGGATGAGCGGCCGGCCTACCCCTACGACATCGAGTTCGGCGGGATCCTGCGCTTCCTCGGCTACACGATTGTGGATGACCCTTGGTGGAAGATGAGCCGCCTGCGGACGTACTGGGAGGTGCTCTCGGAGGCGCCGCCGGCCTTCCGCCCATATCCCTTCGTCATGGACAGCCAGGGGAACATGGCCGACAACACGGATGAACGCCCCATGCCGGCCCTCATCTGGTACCCGCCGCAGAAATGGCAGAAGGGCGAGATCCTGGCCTTCGAGACCCTGCCCTGGACATGGGGGGAGGAGTGTACCATCGGCGTGGGGGTCCTCAACGGCGCCAACTGGTATGACATCGGCAGTCGGGTGCCGGCGCATATTACCCCGACCGGTGCGCCGGCCTTCCCCATGGAAGGGGGGACCTGGGTGCGTCTGGGGACCTTCGTCCGCCGGCCCGCTTGGCAGGGCGGCCGGCTCCAGCCGATTTCCATAGAAGAGGATGCCGCCGCCTGGCGCTTTCAACCGGCGACTTTCACCTTCACCGGCACAGACGGCACTATCGAACTAAAGGGCTTCAGGCTGGAGCCATCCCGACCGGCCGCCGGCGGCTCCCTGACGTTGATCCTGCTGTGGCAGGCCGCACAGCCCATCCAGCGGGATTACACCGTGTTTGTGCACCTGGTGGGCGAGGATGGCGCCGCGGTCGCGCAGGTGGACAGCTTCCCGAACTGGCGCGGCCCGCTCCCCACTTCCGCGTGGCCGGCCGGCCAGTTGATCCCCGACACCCATTCGCTAAATCTGCCTGCCGAGCTTGCGCCTGGACCATACCGCTTGCGCATCGGGCTGTATTACTGGCAGGACCTGGCGCACCTGGAGGTGCGCGATGCGGCCGGCACTCCCCTCGGCACGGAACTGATCCTGGCGGAGGTGCAGGTACGGGCGCCATGAGAACAGCACCGGCCGGCGAACGCTGTGCGCGCGGTACCACGCAGTGGCACCTGGCCCTTATGGCGCTGGTGATCCTCGCCTTTGCCCTGCGCGCGGTTTCTCTGGAGCGGCAGAGCCTGTGGTACGACGAGGGCGTCAGCGCCTACCTGACGACCCTTCCCTGGGATGCGCTGACGCGCTGGACCGCGGACGACATCCAGCCGCCGCTGTATTACTACCTGTTGAAGCTATGGTGCGCGGCCGCCGGCCGGCCCGAGGGCGCGCTCCGCTGGCCTTCGGTCTTCTTCAGCACCCTGACTGTGCCGCTGGCCGCCGTGCTTGGCCGGCGCTTGTTCTCGCGCCGCGCCGGGCTGATCGCCGGCCTCCTGTTCGCTCTTTCCCCTCTCTATATCTGGTACGCGCAGGAAGCCCGTAACTATGCGATGTTGATGTTTCTCACCCTCCTTTCCTCCACCCTCCTGTATTCCGCCTGGGTGGAGAAAGGCGCACGGCCGGCGTGGGGGATCTGGCTGGCATATGCCCTCGCCACCAGCGCGGCATTGTATACCCATTATTTTGCCTGGTTCATGTTGCTGTTTCACGGGCTGTTCGTCCTGCTGGTCTGGTGGATGGAGCGCCGGCCGGCGAAAGCCCTCCTCCATCCCGCCGCGTCATGGATGCTGGTCGGGCTCTCCTTCCTCCCTTGGCTGCCTTTCCTGCTCACCCGCTACCGCGTGGACGAGAGCTACTGGGCCGGCACCCTGAAGGTCGGAGAGGCCCTGCGCAAAATCGCCCTCTCGTTCACGCTGGGCGAGACGGTGCTGGAGGGAATCGGCTGGCGGCTGACAGCAGGGTTTCTGGTGCTGACGGCGATCTGCGTCGTCACCCTGATCATCGCCGGCGGGAACCGCAAGCATTTCGTGCTCTTCCTTGTGCTGTACCTAGTTGTGCCGGTCGCCGGCGTCCTGGCGCTCGCGCTCCGCTCGCCGAAGTTCACGCCGCGTTACGTGATGCCCTCCTCGGCCGCGCTGTGGCTGATATTTGCCGGCGGCATCGAGGCTTTCTGGCGGCGCCGCCTGCGCGTCAGCCGGCCCCTGGCCGCCGTCCTCACCCTGATGGCCGGCGTCTGCCTGCTGTACCCGTTGGCCGGCTTCGCGTATTCGGACCGCAATCTGTACACCGACCCCGCTTTCACCAAGCCTGACTTTCACGGCGCTACCCGCTATCTGGCCGCGCACCGCGAGGACAATGAAGCCGTGATCCTCGTCTCGGGCCATATGTATCCGATATTCGATTATTACCTGCCGGCGACAGAGCGGCTCCTTCTGCCGCCGGACCGCATCCTTTCGACCGAGCACGTGCTGAACCAGGGGATCGGTCAGACGCTGAGGACAGCCCTGCGGGGGAAGGCCGGCGTCTGGGTAGTGCGCTGGCAGGACGAGGTGGTGGACCCCAACGGCTGGCTGGACCTGTTTCTGGAGCAGGCCGGCGAGCGCCTGCCAGTGGAAGCGCAGTTCTGGCACGTGCGGCTGGAACACTTCCGCCTGGACCCTTCCAGGCCGTTCCCGACCCAGCCGCCCATCACCGAGCACATGGAGGTAAACTTCGCCGGCCTGGTCCAGCTTGTCGGCTGGGATCAGCCGGCGCCGGACACATACCGTCTGTACTGGCAGGCCCTTCAGCCCATCGCGGATGACCTGATGGTGTCCATCCGCCTGTTGGACGAGCAGGGCCTGTTATGGGGGCAGGAGGACCGCCGGCCGGCCGCCTATCTGTATCCCACCATGCGTTGGAAGCCCGGGGAGCTGACCTTCGGGCAGGGGACCCTGCCGGCCCAACCCGGGACGCCGCCGGGCAGTTATACGCTGGAAATCCGCGTCTATCGGGCCGGCCAGGGCACTGCGCTGGATATCCTGGATGCCGCCGGCAGTCCGCAGGGCCAGGCCGCCTATCTCGGACCATTCCGCCTACAAGATGCCGGCCGGGCGTGGAACCCTGACGCATTGGGGCCCTTCATCTCT
Coding sequences:
- a CDS encoding DUF2079 domain-containing protein is translated as ILLEPARLRYLAGLLASAAWLPLLDPLTTLIALPLYLANALSDYPLMYSGELHYSAPLVPFFVAGAVGGAGRLFALLHKRLRLGRRIALAIIVAWVLSWSLGYHIFRGYTPLGMRFHWPQVTAHHRLLERFAAQIPPDAGLSTTPALFPHFSHRQRIFEFPVFTGDTDYVLLDVAGTTDMHPRDFYRAYWDLFGFDFSILDAADGYILLHQEADHQRMELPEEFYSFVRVTDERPAYPYDIEFGGILRFLGYTIVDDPWWKMSRLRTYWEVLSEAPPAFRPYPFVMDSQGNMADNTDERPMPALIWYPPQKWQKGEILAFETLPWTWGEECTIGVGVLNGANWYDIGSRVPAHITPTGAPAFPMEGGTWVRLGTFVRRPAWQGGRLQPISIEEDAAAWRFQPATFTFTGTDGTIELKGFRLEPSRPAAGGSLTLILLWQAAQPIQRDYTVFVHLVGEDGAAVAQVDSFPNWRGPLPTSAWPAGQLIPDTHSLNLPAELAPGPYRLRIGLYYWQDLAHLEVRDAAGTPLGTELILAEVQVRAP
- a CDS encoding glycosyltransferase family 39 protein, whose amino-acid sequence is MRTAPAGERCARGTTQWHLALMALVILAFALRAVSLERQSLWYDEGVSAYLTTLPWDALTRWTADDIQPPLYYYLLKLWCAAAGRPEGALRWPSVFFSTLTVPLAAVLGRRLFSRRAGLIAGLLFALSPLYIWYAQEARNYAMLMFLTLLSSTLLYSAWVEKGARPAWGIWLAYALATSAALYTHYFAWFMLLFHGLFVLLVWWMERRPAKALLHPAASWMLVGLSFLPWLPFLLTRYRVDESYWAGTLKVGEALRKIALSFTLGETVLEGIGWRLTAGFLVLTAICVVTLIIAGGNRKHFVLFLVLYLVVPVAGVLALALRSPKFTPRYVMPSSAALWLIFAGGIEAFWRRRLRVSRPLAAVLTLMAGVCLLYPLAGFAYSDRNLYTDPAFTKPDFHGATRYLAAHREDNEAVILVSGHMYPIFDYYLPATERLLLPPDRILSTEHVLNQGIGQTLRTALRGKAGVWVVRWQDEVVDPNGWLDLFLEQAGERLPVEAQFWHVRLEHFRLDPSRPFPTQPPITEHMEVNFAGLVQLVGWDQPAPDTYRLYWQALQPIADDLMVSIRLLDEQGLLWGQEDRRPAAYLYPTMRWKPGELTFGQGTLPAQPGTPPGSYTLEIRVYRAGQGTALDILDAAGSPQGQAAYLGPFRLQDAGRAWNPDALGPFISLSAPASDCLGLRGQRQLPDTIGVGEPFPVELVWQCIRPCSQSLSAVIQVSSAEDSSRAFIHEAALFARYPTPHWQAGEWLWSRDVLRLPADWPAGHTRVTVQITAEGQPIGPAVSLGEISVTVPERMYSLPANISLRPADAQIDRLARLLGIRLEPDPPRAGEQVTVTLYWQVLAQTDESYHVFVHLVDTGGRLVGQRDQIPAGGTRPTTSWAEGEIIADAYVFEGWPAEAERILIGMYSMGRQGPARLPWYDSAGSPLGDALVIPR